In Silene latifolia isolate original U9 population chromosome X, ASM4854445v1, whole genome shotgun sequence, the following proteins share a genomic window:
- the LOC141623935 gene encoding uncharacterized protein LOC141623935 codes for MCPVKLCEYMHRGRECEDYITHVWKIQDEKNYIIGAFHESNHWMLIVTCLGLNTIYILDSDRKNPKRLDIKKRLQNAWSIHCIQGGRRNFARKNNKLIIKDDILCPQQPMDYECGYYVTKWMYNITFYFSSKKKEEFVKLMEESSMSSGDIYEIKEEWATKCLENL; via the exons ATGTGTCCGGTGAAACTTTGTGAATATATGCATAGAGGGCGAGAATGTGAAGATTATATTACACATGTTTGGAAGATTCAAGATGAAAAGAATTACATCATTGGCGCATTTCATGAGAG TAACCATTGGATGTTGATCGTTACATGCTTGGGGTTAAACACTATTTATATTTTGGATTCGGATCGAAAAAATCCAAAGAGATTGGACATAAAAAAGAGACTCCAAAACGCTTGGTCAATACATTGCATTCAAGGCGGAAGGCGGAATTTCGCTAGAAAGAATAATAAACTCATCATCAAAGATGACATCTTG TGTCCTCAACAACCAATGGATTACGAGTGTGGTTATTATGTCACGAAGTGGATGTATAACATAACTTTTTACTTTTCGAGTAAAAAAAAAGAAGAATTTGTGAAG CTTATGGAGGAATCAAGCATGTCAAGTGGCGATATTTATGAGATCAAAGAAGAGTGGGCTACCAAATGTTTAGAGAACTTGTAG